AGCGTTTTTTAAAAACAGAATGTTACGGGAGTTTTGAATGCGTTATTTATCAATTTGACGAAGAAACCATCACGACCGCTATCGCAAAACCAGCATCATGGCTGATGCTTGCACTCAAGCTTTGGATATTAAAATAATCCATTTTTTCTTTAGAAAGAGTGATTAAGGGAGCGTTTTTAGGGTTTTTAGAAATTTTTATATCCAAAAAGCTCAATTCCTTACCAATGCCTACTTGAAGGGCTTTAGAGCAAGCCTCTTTAAGTGCGAAAAACCCGGCGATACTGCTGGATTTATCCTTGCATAAAACAATCTCACTTGGCGATAAAAAACGCTCTAAAAACTTCATTTCAAAGCGTTTTACGCACTTTTCTATCCTAGCAATAGAAACAATATCTATGCCAATCATTTAAAATTATTGGATGATAAAATCAGTGAAAAAGACATTTTTAATAAAGCCATCAATCAAAAACGAATTCAAATGGCTCTTAATTTCATCTTTAAGCTTGTTTTTGCCCTTGTTAGTAACCACTTCTTCCACGCTTTTAGACGATAGAATTTCTATAATCGTGTCTTTAATCGCTGTGTCCTTAACCTTGACTTCATTTAAAAGCTTTTCATTACTCAATTCTAACGAGATAGAAGCCTTAAGGTAGCGTCTGCCATTTTGAGAGACCAAATTCACCGCAAAAGGCGCATCAATCGCATACAAAGGCCCAAGCACCAAGTATTGCTGGATATTAGAGCCTTCTTTGGCCTCTTGATTTTTGTTCGCCATAGGATTAGCTTGAACTTCTTGGGTGTTTTTAGAAGCGTTTTCTTTAGATTCTTCCTTATTCCCCATAAGCAGCATGATAATCACCCCTACCAATAAAAGCATCACTAACACGCTTCCAATAATGACAAATAAAAGGGCTTTGCTTTTTTTGGGAGGTTGTTGCGCGGTATTTTCTTGTTCTTCTGCCATGCCTATTCCTATTGAAAATAAGTTAAAGTGGTTTTTCCAAATTTTTTCTGTTTGATTATAGCTAAAGTTACAAGACTTTTAGGCATTTCATGCACGCTTTCATGCTCAAAAACCGCTAAAAGATTTTTTGGATTAAAGCGTTTCAATAACATTTCTAAAGCTTGAAAACACTTTTCATAAATCCCTAAAAACCCGCTTGTTTCAAAAGGAGGATCAAAATAAAGGATATTCAAAACGCCATTTTTTAAACACAGCGTGGGCAAAAGCTTGAAAGCGTCATCTAAAAAGGTTTGAATTTCCATTTCCTTTTTTAAGCGGTTTTTAAAGAGGGCAATATTTCTAAAAGCGTGGCATAAGCGCTTTTATTTTGCTCAAAAAACACCGCGCTTTTAGCCCCCCTACTCAACGCCTCTAAACCCATAGAAGCGCTGCCTGAAAACACTTCTATAAAATGCGCTCCTATAATTTCTGCTTGCAAGGTGTTAAAAAACGACTCTCTTACGATCGCTTTGGTGGGGCGCGTGCTAGAAACATTAGGCAAATTCAAGCCTAATCCCTTACAAGCCCCCCCAATAATCTTAAATTTTTTTACTGGCTGATGATTTGGCATAATTTGTGGGTGTATTCTTCTAGCAATTGCTGGATCTTTTGCTCTTTAGAAAATTGGATTTCTTCGCAAGGTTTTTCGCTCGTCTTTAAAGTGCGATAAAAATTTTTT
This is a stretch of genomic DNA from Helicobacter pylori. It encodes these proteins:
- a CDS encoding holo-ACP synthase; its protein translation is MIGIDIVSIARIEKCVKRFEMKFLERFLSPSEIVLCKDKSSSIAGFFALKEACSKALQVGIGKELSFLDIKISKNPKNAPLITLSKEKMDYFNIQSLSASISHDAGFAIAVVMVSSSN
- the fliL gene encoding flagellar basal body-associated protein FliL; the encoded protein is MAEEQENTAQQPPKKSKALLFVIIGSVLVMLLLVGVIIMLLMGNKEESKENASKNTQEVQANPMANKNQEAKEGSNIQQYLVLGPLYAIDAPFAVNLVSQNGRRYLKASISLELSNEKLLNEVKVKDTAIKDTIIEILSSKSVEEVVTNKGKNKLKDEIKSHLNSFLIDGFIKNVFFTDFIIQ